DNA sequence from the Alteribacter lacisalsi genome:
AGATATCACAGGAAACGTGTCGGCATTACAAAGGAATTTACGTTCGATGCCGCCCATCACCTTCACTGTTATGAAGGAAAATGCAAAAATCTTCACGGTCATACTTACAAGCTTGTGATGACGATTAGCGGCTATGTGGATGAGGTGGGAATCAGTGTGGATTTTGGTGATGTGAAACGAATCTACGAATACACAATTAAGGAGCGGCTTGACCACCGCTATCTTAATGAAGTGCTGCCGAAAATGAATACAACAGCAGAGAATATGATTGTCTGGATCTGGGAGGAACTTGATACCTCTCTTGAAAAAGAAGGTCTGAAATCCAAGGGACAGCGGCTTGAGGAACTGGTCCTTTATGAAACCCCGACAAGCTATGCTTCCTTAAAGAGGGAGTGGATGGAAGAAGATGAGTGAATTTGCCCTCCCGGATCAGGAAGAATACCTAAATTGGAAGCTTCCTATGGTCGAAATTTTTGAAACGGTGGAAGGGGAAGGCACGGCAGCAGGCTATCCGACTGTGTTTGTTCGGGTGTTTCACTGCAACCTTCGCTGCCACTGGTGTGACACGCCCTACAGCTATGCACCGGCAAAACCGGAATTTGAAGCGACCATCGGTGAAATTGTTGAACGTATTCGGGAGTTCGACAGCCGCTACATCTGCTTTACAGGGGGAGAGCCGCTGATTCACGGCAAAAAATCAGCTGCTCTGCTTAAAGCCATGGCTGCTATTCCTGAAATTGTTGATATTCACATTGAAACAAACGGGGCGATTGATCTCGAACCCTTTGAACACTTGCGTCGGAGCGATGCGGACACAGGAAAAAAAGCCCGTTATGTAATGGACTATAAACTGTCCGCTTCCGGTGAGCGAAACCGGATGATTCACAGTAATTTTACTCATCTGCAGAAGCAGGACGAAGTGAAATTCGTTATTGCCAACGATGAAGATTTTGAAGAGGCGAAAGAGGTAGTACGGACTGAACACAGGCAGGCTCATGTCCTGTTCAGTCCGGTCTGGGAGTCCATGCCTCCAAAAAGGCTTGTTGAAAAAGTGCTTGCCAGTAAGCTTTCAATGGTAAAAGTAAGTCTTCAGCTTCACAAAATCATCTGGCACCCTGATCAAAGAGGTGTATAAGGCTTTCCGCATTGCGGAAAGTCTTTTTTTCTGCTTTTTGGGGATTTGTGAATACGAAGACGAATAATCTGTCTTTCCCGTCGGAAAATAACATTGACTAAACTTCTGAGGGGTTGACACTTTGAAAAGACTGTTCGTTTTTTTATGTACATTACTCGTCGTATTGTCTGCATTTGGAGCGTGGGGTACAGGGGCCTGGGCAGAACAGGATACAGAACCTGAGTGGTGGTGGAAGAAAGACAAAACCGTACAGGAGCAGCCGCCGCTTAAAGGCGGCCCGGAAAAAGACATGCGCGATCTGACTCCGGTAAACAATAATGTCCTTGCCGAGCAGTATCCAGGGATCGTTTTTGTGAGGGGACCGGGCGACGCGAATCGCGTGGCTCTGACTTTTGATGATGGCCCTGACCCTGACTATACTCCTCTGATTCTCGATGTTCTAAAAGAATATGATGTGCCGGCTACCTTTTTTCTTATGGGCGCACGAGCAGCAATGAACCCGGAACTTACGAAGCGGATTGACAGTGAAGGACACGAGATCGCGAACCATACCTATTGGCACCCGGACCTCGTGGAGGAAGGAGAGGTGGATATCCTTGTAGAGGAGGTAAACCGGACAGAGGATACGCTTGCTGATATTCTCGGGTACCGTACAAGGCTGTTCAGGGCTCCGTATGGATTCCTTTACGAAGAACTTGTGGAGGAACTGGACAACCTCAACTACTCTGTCATCGCATGGGACGTAGATTCTCTTGACTGGGAAGACCTGACTCCTGAAGAAATCTCAGAGAATGTGCTTCCAATTGTTGTACCTGGTTCGATCATTCTCATGCATGATGGAGGTTCCCCTGAAACAGACCGGACGCAGACTGCTGAATCACTGAGGATCATTATCCCTGAACTTCAGGAACAGGGCTATGAATTCGTTACAGTATCCGAGCTGCTGAATATACCTGCAACGATGGAAGAAGCACAATAACACCGGCCTGAAAAAAACTGTTTTCGGCTGGATTGCTGTATTGAGTATGAAAATTTTTGAGCGAAAGGTCGCGACTCCAGCGACGAAATCTGCTTCACGAGCAAGCTTCGACGCAGATACATCCCAGCGATGCTGGCAGAGGAAGAAGCAGGAGTTTTCCGAGGAGGCTGAGGTGTTGCCCGCGGAAAGCATCAACCTGCAGCGTTTTATAACAACAATGTTTCCGAAAACCACTTTAATAAAGGGCTTCATTATCTTATTTCGATAATGGAGCCCTTTTTGCCGTGTTGTCTCAGAGCATCTAAAACGTGCGAAAGGTCGTTTTCACTCGGTCTTATTCCAGCCTCACTCGACTGACTCAGAGGATCATCGTCCATCGTGTTAGTACGACCAATGTATGATACGCTCTAAACAGAAAAGCAGACAGTTTTCATTCTTGACGAACGCCCTCCTGAAATGAATGAATCCTCTATGGGGATTGGCCAGGATTAAATCGGGGGATAGAATGAAAATGCAGAAATTGGGGGCTTTGAGCATGACAGTCAGACTTAATCTTCTTCTGGGATTGTGTATAGGGCTCACCTGGACTTTTCTCACAGCCCCGTCAATTATTGAACTTGCTCTGGTTCTGGCTTTTTTTATCCTCGTACCTGTACTTCTGTCTCTTGTGGCTACATCAAACCCGAAGTCAGTGTACCGAATCAACATATTGACAGCAGCCCGCTGGTCATTTCCATTTGCTGCGGCAGGGATGCTCTCTCTCTCAATGGAGACCGGCTGGCTGGCTGCTTCTGCTGCCGCTGTGTGGCTCCTGTTTACTATGGCGGCAGCAGGAAACGGTATCTTCCGTTTGCTGAATAGGGGAATCGGCCAGCCTGAGGAAGCAGTCATTGATGCCGGCCTTGCCTTTCTGGCTGTGGGAGGGGTCTGGCTGGTTCTTGCAAGATCAGGAGCAGCAGAATTAATGCCATACTCTTCCCTCACGATTGATCTGACGGCCATTCACTACCACTATTCTGCCTTTGTGCTGCCGATATTCACCGGAATGTTCGGCCGGTGGCTGTTTGGTTACAATACCCAGGCATGCGAAGTATTAAGAAGACGCCGTGCTTTTACAATTCTGGCAGCCGGTCTCGCAGGAGGTTCACCCCTGGTAGCACTTGGGATCCTGCATGGACCTCCTTTCGATTTGATTACATCTGGTGTTTATATTGTTTTTATTTACTGGTTATGTCTTTGGGTTCTTGCATCAGTGCTCAGAATTGGGTATGCGGCAGGACCTTTAGCAGGGATTGCCTCCCTGATCCTGATGACGACTATGGGAGTTTCCACTCTTTACAGCCTTGGGATGTATTTTGAAACTGCAGTCGTTA
Encoded proteins:
- a CDS encoding 7-carboxy-7-deazaguanine synthase QueE — encoded protein: MSEFALPDQEEYLNWKLPMVEIFETVEGEGTAAGYPTVFVRVFHCNLRCHWCDTPYSYAPAKPEFEATIGEIVERIREFDSRYICFTGGEPLIHGKKSAALLKAMAAIPEIVDIHIETNGAIDLEPFEHLRRSDADTGKKARYVMDYKLSASGERNRMIHSNFTHLQKQDEVKFVIANDEDFEEAKEVVRTEHRQAHVLFSPVWESMPPKRLVEKVLASKLSMVKVSLQLHKIIWHPDQRGV
- the queD gene encoding 6-carboxytetrahydropterin synthase QueD, translated to MVEFKIPDRVEKLGEDIQKKELRYHRKRVGITKEFTFDAAHHLHCYEGKCKNLHGHTYKLVMTISGYVDEVGISVDFGDVKRIYEYTIKERLDHRYLNEVLPKMNTTAENMIVWIWEELDTSLEKEGLKSKGQRLEELVLYETPTSYASLKREWMEEDE
- a CDS encoding polysaccharide deacetylase family protein, coding for MKRLFVFLCTLLVVLSAFGAWGTGAWAEQDTEPEWWWKKDKTVQEQPPLKGGPEKDMRDLTPVNNNVLAEQYPGIVFVRGPGDANRVALTFDDGPDPDYTPLILDVLKEYDVPATFFLMGARAAMNPELTKRIDSEGHEIANHTYWHPDLVEEGEVDILVEEVNRTEDTLADILGYRTRLFRAPYGFLYEELVEELDNLNYSVIAWDVDSLDWEDLTPEEISENVLPIVVPGSIILMHDGGSPETDRTQTAESLRIIIPELQEQGYEFVTVSELLNIPATMEEAQ